The proteins below are encoded in one region of Tomitella fengzijianii:
- a CDS encoding DUF1844 domain-containing protein encodes MTDHSQPTPEPPTPGADSPAAADSPDGPEAPVRELDSIPAIEVISRAAVMLMSAAAEKLGLAHEDPDTSPHRDLDEARRLIQALAGLITESAEYLGPHAAPLRDGLQSLQRAFRETSAIPDEPGKGPGEHLTGPVR; translated from the coding sequence ATGACCGATCACTCCCAGCCGACCCCCGAGCCCCCCACGCCCGGCGCCGACTCCCCCGCCGCCGCGGATTCCCCCGACGGCCCCGAAGCGCCCGTCCGCGAACTCGATTCCATCCCCGCCATCGAGGTTATCTCCCGTGCCGCCGTCATGCTGATGAGCGCCGCCGCGGAGAAGCTGGGCCTGGCGCACGAGGACCCGGACACCAGCCCGCATCGCGACCTCGACGAGGCGCGGCGGCTGATCCAGGCTCTCGCGGGCCTGATCACGGAGTCGGCCGAGTACCTCGGACCGCACGCAGCGCCGCTGCGCGACGGGCTGCAGTCGCTGCAGCGCGCGTTCCGCGAGACGTCCGCCATCCCGGACGAGCCCGGCAAGGGGCCCGGCGAACACCTGACCGGCCCGGTCCGCTGA
- a CDS encoding ABC transporter ATP-binding protein: MSAHGQVPAAQAEGLVKTYGSGAAKVVALGGDDLTGVDLTLPRGEFTAIMGPSGSGKSTLMHCLAGLDSPTSGSVHIGATELGGLGDKALTELRRDRIGFVFQSFNLVPTLTAAENITLPVDIAGRAVDRDRYDSVIDRLGLRDRLGHRPSELSGGQQQRVACARALVGAPELVFGDEPTGNLDSRSSGEVLGILRDAVDVLGHTVVIVTHEPSAAAYADRVVFLADGRIVGELRDPTADSVLDRMKVLDVGTPTSTGHGAADGEYEDA; encoded by the coding sequence ATGAGCGCGCACGGGCAGGTCCCCGCCGCCCAGGCCGAGGGCCTGGTCAAGACCTACGGTTCCGGGGCCGCGAAGGTGGTCGCCCTGGGCGGCGACGACCTGACCGGCGTGGACCTGACGCTGCCCCGCGGGGAGTTCACGGCGATCATGGGGCCGTCCGGCTCCGGCAAGTCCACCCTGATGCACTGCCTCGCGGGCCTCGATTCCCCCACGTCGGGATCCGTGCACATCGGTGCGACGGAGCTGGGCGGCCTGGGCGACAAGGCGCTCACTGAACTCCGGCGCGACCGCATCGGTTTCGTGTTCCAGTCGTTCAACCTCGTTCCCACGCTGACCGCCGCGGAGAACATCACCCTGCCCGTGGACATCGCCGGGCGGGCGGTCGACCGCGACCGCTACGACAGCGTGATCGACCGGCTCGGACTGCGCGACCGGCTCGGGCACCGCCCGTCCGAGCTCTCGGGCGGCCAGCAGCAGCGTGTCGCCTGCGCGCGGGCGCTCGTCGGTGCGCCCGAGCTGGTTTTCGGCGACGAACCCACCGGCAACCTCGACTCACGGTCCTCCGGCGAGGTGCTCGGTATCCTGCGCGACGCCGTGGACGTGCTGGGGCACACCGTCGTCATCGTCACCCACGAGCCGTCGGCCGCCGCATACGCCGACCGCGTCGTCTTCCTGGCGGATGGGCGCATCGTGGGCGAGTTGCGCGACCCCACCGCCGATTCGGTGCTGGACAGGATGAAGGTGCTGGACGTCGGCACGCCCACCTCCACCGGGCACGGCGCCGCCGACGGGGAGTACGAGGACGCGTGA
- a CDS encoding ABC transporter permease, which translates to MRRVALRNLAANRVRLALTVIAVVLGTAFVAGSFVFTDTLHKAFDGVFADVARGVDVQVSPEHRGAGGVPDSYRPLLRGLPHVAEVTPQVSGPVVLVDAEGDPVQTGGAPSMGMSYTPPGEAPGPTTPVVAGAPPSSPGDVMLNTGAARAAGLRVGDRTQVLVPAKGLQDVTVTGVYSPAADSGGYVGVEFTPAQARALFTDGAHVAAFDVTAAPGTEPAALRDEIAAALPDNPDLRVETGAQVRARVQSQLDDALRFVNYFLFAFGAIALLAGTFIIYNTFSMIVAQRMRELALLRAVGAGRRQLRRSVLGEAAAVGIAGSAVGLAAGIGLAYGLRAALNAADLGLPRGDLAVTARTVLTALVIGTVVTVVSAWVPARRASSVPPVAAMRAEFASTGTSLRRRTAAGALGIAGGAVALALGATADTTPVAASVVGAGAAAVLIGTLLVSPALSSPAIRLIGAAVPRIFRTPGRLALTNATRNPRRTSATGFALTLGLMLVTLIGVFGASARSSVDALINTGIRAEFVLTGIGHSGVPPRAADAAAEAPGVGEVVRFHPVRAELDGASATGFAASGPVSDLLRLDIASGRAELSGDGMLVSTDAAAEHGWHMGDAVELTGPDGTVSRNIVRGTYAPQPALGDWIVGDAAYRALVPELARHDILILVDPAPGVTPGALRTALTEATDPYLVVQVQDRDEFRGAQARQIDQMLAVLYGLLALAIVIAVLGIVNTLALSVVERRREIGMLRAIGMHRAQVRRTVYLESTLIAVYGAVIGVVLGLAFGAAFVHALRNEGIDHLAIPWAQSLAMLVGSAAVGVAAAVWPASRAARTDPLTAIEEP; encoded by the coding sequence ATGCGCCGGGTCGCGCTGCGCAACCTCGCCGCCAACCGGGTCCGCCTCGCGCTCACCGTCATCGCGGTGGTGCTCGGAACCGCGTTCGTCGCGGGTTCCTTCGTCTTCACCGACACCCTGCACAAGGCGTTCGACGGCGTGTTCGCCGATGTGGCCCGGGGAGTGGACGTGCAGGTCTCCCCGGAGCACAGGGGCGCAGGCGGGGTCCCCGACTCCTACCGCCCGCTGCTCCGCGGTCTCCCCCACGTCGCCGAGGTGACGCCGCAAGTGTCCGGGCCGGTGGTCCTGGTCGACGCCGAGGGGGATCCCGTGCAGACCGGCGGCGCCCCGAGCATGGGGATGTCTTACACGCCGCCCGGCGAGGCGCCGGGCCCCACCACGCCCGTCGTGGCCGGTGCGCCGCCGTCCTCCCCCGGGGACGTGATGCTCAATACCGGCGCAGCGCGCGCCGCCGGCCTGCGGGTCGGTGACCGGACGCAGGTGCTCGTTCCGGCCAAGGGCCTGCAGGACGTCACCGTCACCGGCGTCTACTCCCCTGCCGCGGACTCGGGCGGTTACGTGGGCGTCGAGTTCACCCCGGCGCAGGCCCGCGCACTGTTCACCGACGGCGCGCACGTCGCCGCGTTCGACGTGACCGCCGCCCCCGGCACCGAACCCGCCGCATTGCGCGACGAGATCGCCGCCGCCCTGCCCGACAACCCGGACCTACGGGTCGAGACCGGCGCACAGGTACGCGCGCGCGTGCAGTCGCAACTCGACGACGCGCTGCGTTTCGTGAACTACTTCCTATTCGCCTTCGGCGCCATCGCGCTGCTCGCGGGGACGTTCATCATCTACAACACCTTCTCGATGATCGTGGCGCAGCGCATGCGCGAGCTGGCGCTGCTGCGGGCGGTCGGCGCCGGGCGCCGTCAGCTCCGCCGCTCGGTGCTGGGCGAGGCGGCGGCGGTGGGCATCGCGGGCAGCGCGGTAGGCCTGGCCGCGGGGATCGGTCTGGCATACGGACTGCGCGCCGCCCTCAACGCGGCCGACCTGGGCCTGCCCCGCGGCGACCTCGCGGTGACCGCCCGGACCGTGCTGACCGCGCTGGTGATCGGCACGGTCGTCACCGTCGTCAGCGCCTGGGTGCCCGCGCGGCGCGCGTCGTCGGTGCCGCCCGTGGCCGCGATGCGGGCGGAGTTCGCCTCCACCGGGACGTCGCTGCGCCGGCGCACCGCCGCCGGGGCGCTGGGGATCGCCGGCGGTGCCGTGGCGCTCGCGCTCGGCGCGACGGCGGACACCACCCCCGTCGCCGCCTCCGTCGTCGGCGCCGGCGCCGCAGCGGTGCTGATCGGCACCCTGCTGGTCTCGCCCGCACTGTCCTCGCCCGCCATCCGCCTGATCGGGGCGGCCGTCCCGCGGATCTTCCGCACCCCCGGGCGCCTCGCGCTCACCAACGCCACCCGCAATCCGCGCCGCACCTCGGCCACCGGCTTCGCCCTCACGCTCGGCCTCATGCTGGTCACCCTGATCGGCGTGTTCGGGGCGTCCGCCCGCAGCAGCGTGGACGCGCTCATCAACACAGGAATCCGCGCGGAGTTCGTACTCACCGGCATCGGGCACTCCGGCGTGCCGCCACGCGCCGCCGACGCCGCGGCCGAGGCTCCGGGCGTCGGCGAGGTGGTCCGTTTCCATCCCGTCCGGGCGGAGCTGGACGGCGCCTCGGCCACCGGCTTCGCCGCCTCCGGCCCCGTGTCCGACCTGCTACGGCTCGACATCGCCTCCGGACGCGCGGAACTGTCCGGCGACGGCATGCTCGTGTCCACCGACGCCGCCGCGGAACACGGGTGGCACATGGGCGATGCCGTCGAGCTGACCGGGCCGGACGGCACCGTGTCCCGCAACATCGTCCGGGGCACCTACGCGCCGCAGCCCGCGCTGGGCGACTGGATCGTCGGCGACGCCGCCTATCGCGCCCTCGTGCCGGAACTGGCGCGCCACGACATCCTCATCCTCGTGGACCCCGCGCCCGGCGTCACTCCGGGAGCCTTGCGGACCGCGCTGACCGAGGCCACGGACCCGTACCTGGTGGTGCAGGTGCAGGACCGCGACGAGTTCCGCGGTGCGCAGGCCCGGCAGATCGACCAGATGCTCGCGGTGCTCTACGGGCTGCTTGCGCTCGCGATCGTCATCGCAGTGCTGGGGATCGTCAACACGCTCGCGCTGTCGGTGGTCGAGCGGCGGCGGGAGATCGGCATGCTGCGGGCCATCGGCATGCACCGCGCCCAGGTGCGCCGGACCGTGTACCTCGAGTCGACGCTCATCGCCGTGTACGGGGCGGTGATCGGGGTGGTCCTGGGTCTCGCCTTCGGGGCTGCGTTCGTCCACGCGCTGCGGAACGAAGGGATCGATCACCTCGCGATCCCCTGGGCGCAATCGCTCGCCATGCTCGTCGGCTCCGCCGCGGTCGGCGTCGCCGCAGCGGTGTGGCCCGCATCCCGTGCGGCGCGCACCGATCCGCTCACCGCGATAGAGGAGCCGTGA
- the uvrA gene encoding excinuclease ABC subunit UvrA: MSDRLIVRGAREHNLRGVDLDLPRDAMIAFTGLSGSGKSSLAFDTIFAEGQRRYVESLSAYARQFLGQMDKPDVDFIEGLSPAVSIDQKSTNRNPRSTVGTITEVYDYLRLLYARAGSAHCPQCGEPITRQTPQQIVDQVLAMEERTKFQVLAPVVRTRKGEFVDLFEQLAAQGFARVRVDGQVYPLTDPPKLKKQEKHDVDVVVDRLTVKASAKQRLTDSVETALRLADGIVVLEFVDREEDAPDRLRRFSEKLACPNGHALAIDDLEPRSFSFNSPYGACPECAGLGIHKEVDPDLVVPDPDLSLADGAVAPWSTGQSAEYFGRLLSGLAGELEFDIDAPWRELPKKVRKAVLHGSDAQVHVRYRNRYGRTRSYYAAFEGVIPFLHRRLEQTESDQMKERYEGYMRDVPCPACGGARLRPEILSVTLSGGQSGRRSIAEVCALSISECAKFLGSLTLGRREEAIAGQVLREVQARLGFLLDVGLEYLSLERPAATLSGGEAQRIRLATQIGSGLVGVLYVLDEPSIGLHQRDNHRLLETLSRLRDLGNTLIVVEHDEDTIRASDWIVDIGPHAGEHGGRIVHSGSFADLLDNAESLTGAYLAGREQIPLPAARRPVDPARMLTVVGARENNLRDIDVPFPLGVLTTITGVSGSGKSTLVNTILSTVLANRLNGARQVPGRHKRITGLDNLDKLVQVDQSPIGRTPRSNPATYTGVFDKIRTLFAATTEAKVRGYQPGRFSFNVKGGRCEACSGDGTLKIEMNFLPDVYVPCEVCHGARYNRETLEVRYKGKTIAEVLEMSIEEAAEFFKPITSIHRYLATLVDVGLGYVRLGQPAPTLSGGEAQRVKLAAELQKRSNGRTVYVLDEPTTGLHFEDIRKLLAVIGGLVDKGNTVLVIEHNLDVVKTSDWIIDMGPEGGAGGGTVVASGTPEDIAAAPESYTGRFLKPLLR; encoded by the coding sequence GTGAGTGATCGGCTGATCGTGCGGGGCGCCCGCGAGCACAACCTGCGCGGGGTGGATCTGGATCTTCCGCGGGACGCGATGATCGCGTTCACGGGGCTGTCCGGTTCGGGCAAGTCGTCGCTAGCGTTCGACACGATCTTCGCGGAGGGGCAGCGCCGCTACGTCGAGTCCCTGTCGGCCTACGCCCGCCAGTTCCTCGGCCAGATGGACAAGCCCGACGTCGACTTCATCGAGGGCCTCTCGCCGGCCGTGTCGATCGACCAGAAGTCCACCAACCGCAATCCGCGATCCACCGTGGGCACCATCACGGAGGTCTACGACTACCTGCGCCTGCTGTATGCGCGCGCCGGTTCCGCGCACTGCCCGCAGTGCGGTGAGCCCATCACGCGGCAGACTCCGCAGCAGATCGTGGACCAGGTCCTGGCCATGGAGGAGCGCACCAAGTTCCAGGTGCTGGCCCCGGTGGTCCGCACGCGCAAGGGCGAGTTCGTGGATCTGTTCGAGCAGCTCGCTGCGCAGGGATTCGCCCGCGTGCGCGTCGACGGCCAGGTTTATCCGCTGACCGACCCGCCGAAGCTCAAGAAGCAGGAGAAGCACGACGTCGACGTGGTCGTGGACCGCCTCACGGTCAAGGCGTCGGCGAAGCAGCGGCTGACGGACTCCGTCGAGACCGCGTTGCGGCTGGCGGACGGCATCGTCGTGCTCGAGTTCGTCGACCGGGAGGAGGATGCGCCGGACCGGCTGCGGCGCTTCTCGGAAAAGCTGGCCTGCCCCAACGGCCACGCGCTGGCCATCGACGACCTCGAGCCGCGGTCGTTCTCATTCAACTCCCCGTACGGCGCGTGCCCGGAGTGCGCGGGCCTGGGCATCCACAAGGAGGTCGATCCGGACCTGGTGGTGCCGGATCCGGATCTCAGCCTCGCCGATGGCGCGGTGGCGCCGTGGTCGACGGGCCAGAGCGCCGAGTACTTCGGCCGGCTGCTCTCCGGCCTGGCGGGGGAACTCGAGTTCGACATCGACGCGCCCTGGCGGGAACTGCCCAAGAAGGTGCGCAAGGCGGTGCTGCACGGTAGCGACGCGCAGGTGCACGTGCGCTATCGCAACCGTTACGGCCGCACCCGGTCCTACTATGCGGCATTCGAGGGCGTGATCCCCTTCCTCCACCGCCGCCTGGAGCAGACCGAGTCCGACCAGATGAAGGAGCGCTACGAGGGCTACATGCGCGACGTCCCGTGCCCCGCGTGCGGGGGCGCGCGGCTGCGCCCGGAGATCCTTTCGGTGACCCTCTCCGGCGGGCAGAGCGGGCGCAGATCCATCGCCGAGGTCTGTGCGCTGTCGATCTCCGAATGCGCGAAGTTCCTGGGCAGCCTCACCCTCGGCAGGCGCGAGGAGGCCATCGCGGGCCAGGTGCTGCGGGAGGTGCAGGCGCGCCTGGGGTTCCTGCTGGACGTGGGGCTGGAGTACCTGTCGCTGGAGCGGCCGGCGGCCACGCTGTCCGGCGGCGAGGCGCAGCGCATCCGCCTCGCCACGCAGATCGGCTCCGGTCTGGTGGGGGTTCTCTACGTTCTGGACGAGCCGTCGATCGGCCTGCATCAGCGCGACAACCACCGGCTTCTGGAAACCCTGTCGCGGCTGCGGGACCTCGGCAACACGCTCATCGTCGTCGAGCACGACGAGGACACCATCCGGGCCTCCGACTGGATCGTCGACATCGGGCCGCATGCCGGCGAGCACGGCGGCAGGATCGTCCACAGCGGCAGCTTCGCGGATCTGCTCGACAACGCGGAGTCGCTCACGGGCGCGTATCTGGCCGGGCGCGAACAGATCCCGCTGCCGGCGGCCCGGCGCCCGGTGGACCCCGCGCGGATGCTCACGGTCGTGGGCGCGCGTGAGAACAACCTGCGCGATATCGATGTCCCGTTCCCGCTCGGCGTCCTCACGACGATCACCGGTGTGTCCGGTTCGGGAAAGTCGACCCTGGTCAACACCATCCTCTCGACCGTGTTGGCCAACCGGCTCAACGGCGCGCGGCAGGTCCCCGGCAGGCACAAGCGGATCACCGGCCTGGACAATCTGGACAAGCTCGTGCAGGTGGACCAGTCACCGATCGGCCGTACGCCCCGGTCCAACCCGGCCACCTACACCGGGGTGTTCGACAAGATCCGCACGCTGTTCGCCGCCACCACCGAGGCCAAGGTGCGCGGTTACCAGCCCGGGCGGTTCTCGTTCAACGTCAAGGGCGGGCGCTGCGAGGCGTGTTCGGGAGACGGCACCCTGAAGATCGAGATGAACTTCCTGCCGGACGTCTACGTGCCGTGCGAGGTGTGCCACGGCGCCCGGTACAACCGCGAGACGCTCGAGGTCCGCTACAAGGGCAAGACCATCGCCGAGGTGCTCGAGATGTCCATCGAGGAGGCGGCGGAGTTCTTCAAGCCGATCACCTCGATCCACCGGTACCTGGCCACTCTGGTCGACGTCGGACTGGGCTACGTGCGGCTGGGCCAGCCGGCGCCGACGCTCTCCGGCGGCGAGGCGCAGCGCGTCAAGCTCGCCGCAGAGCTGCAGAAGCGTTCCAACGGGCGCACTGTCTACGTGCTCGACGAGCCCACCACAGGGCTGCACTTCGAGGACATCCGCAAACTGCTCGCGGTGATCGGCGGCCTGGTGGACAAGGGGAACACCGTATTGGTCATCGAGCACAACCTGGATGTCGTCAAGACGTCGGACTGGATCATCGACATGGGCCCGGAGGGCGGTGCCGGCGGGGGCACGGTCGTCGCATCCGGTACGCCGGAGGACATCGCGGCGGCGCCCGAGAGCTACACGGGCCGCTTCCTCAAGCCGTTGCTGCGCTGA
- a CDS encoding MBL fold metallo-hydrolase — translation MTTAPLKIADEYTGTLSPGGTPQRRTLSGATIIKASVGPMDNNAYLVTCTKTGSAVLIDAANDSEDLMRIIDESAPELSLIVTTHRHPDHWQSLEDVVAGFASPTAASAVDGPELPVTPDRTVAHGDTVTVGALSFKVIELRGHTPGSIALALKVDGATHLFTGDSLFPGGPGKTDGAAEFGALMTDLEQRVFSVYDDSTVVYPGHGADTTLGAERPHLKQWRERGW, via the coding sequence ATGACGACCGCACCGTTGAAGATCGCCGACGAGTACACCGGCACGCTCTCGCCCGGCGGCACACCGCAGCGCCGCACGTTGAGCGGAGCCACCATCATCAAGGCGTCCGTCGGCCCGATGGACAACAACGCCTACCTCGTCACCTGCACGAAGACCGGTTCCGCTGTGCTCATCGATGCGGCCAACGATTCCGAAGACCTGATGCGGATCATCGACGAGAGCGCTCCGGAGCTGAGCCTCATCGTCACGACCCATCGGCACCCCGACCACTGGCAGTCGCTCGAGGACGTCGTGGCCGGATTCGCCTCGCCCACCGCCGCGAGCGCGGTGGACGGCCCGGAACTTCCGGTCACCCCGGACCGCACCGTCGCGCACGGCGACACGGTCACCGTCGGCGCACTGTCGTTCAAGGTCATCGAGTTGCGCGGCCACACACCGGGGTCCATCGCCCTGGCGTTGAAGGTCGACGGCGCCACCCACCTGTTCACGGGCGACAGCCTCTTTCCCGGCGGGCCGGGGAAGACCGACGGAGCAGCCGAATTCGGCGCGCTGATGACCGACCTGGAGCAGCGCGTGTTCAGCGTTTACGACGACTCCACGGTGGTATATCCGGGGCACGGGGCCGACACGACTCTCGGCGCCGAGCGTCCGCACCTGAAACAATGGCGCGAACGCGGTTGGTGA
- a CDS encoding DoxX family protein, whose translation MLVRRIARPMLASIFVIMGADALRDPSGRAVAVTGFADSYRSALPDAVCGAMESAPENLVRANGLVQVGGGLMLAAGRYPRVAAGTLAASMGPTTVIGHDFWNESDPAQRKAQMVQFLKNLGLTGGLLLAAVDTEGKPSLGWRGRRAIHKMQEAVVTAGPGGADTTARHGAELTETAAQRGAEWADAARRWGGDVADSAGSAGHRGSQWADAALHRGAEWAETARKRGAELTDVAESRGAGLAETARKRGAELADAAESRGAEWAEAAGDWAGAAGHRGGEWLERAQARAQAEAPQLGRRAQARAEKAARRSARAAGNLSDEVKRSGLLGKSR comes from the coding sequence ATGCTCGTCCGCAGAATCGCCCGGCCGATGCTCGCATCGATCTTCGTGATCATGGGCGCGGACGCGCTCCGCGACCCGTCCGGACGCGCCGTCGCCGTGACCGGCTTCGCGGACAGCTACCGCAGCGCGCTCCCAGACGCCGTGTGCGGCGCGATGGAGTCCGCGCCCGAGAACCTCGTCCGCGCCAACGGGCTGGTCCAGGTCGGCGGCGGCCTCATGCTCGCCGCGGGTCGGTACCCGCGTGTCGCTGCGGGGACCCTCGCCGCGTCGATGGGGCCGACGACGGTGATCGGCCACGACTTCTGGAACGAGTCCGACCCCGCCCAGCGCAAGGCGCAGATGGTCCAGTTCCTCAAGAACCTGGGGCTGACCGGCGGGCTGCTGCTCGCCGCCGTCGACACAGAGGGCAAGCCCTCACTGGGCTGGCGCGGGCGGCGCGCGATCCACAAGATGCAGGAGGCCGTCGTCACCGCCGGACCGGGCGGCGCGGACACCACCGCACGCCATGGGGCGGAACTCACCGAGACCGCCGCCCAGCGCGGGGCCGAGTGGGCGGACGCGGCCCGGCGCTGGGGCGGCGATGTCGCCGATTCGGCCGGCTCCGCCGGTCACCGCGGGTCGCAGTGGGCGGATGCCGCCCTGCACCGGGGCGCCGAATGGGCCGAGACGGCGCGCAAGCGCGGCGCAGAGCTCACCGACGTCGCGGAGAGCCGCGGTGCGGGACTGGCCGAGACGGCGCGCAAGCGCGGCGCCGAACTCGCCGACGCCGCGGAGAGCCGCGGTGCCGAGTGGGCGGAGGCCGCCGGAGATTGGGCGGGCGCCGCCGGGCACCGAGGCGGCGAATGGCTCGAGCGTGCCCAGGCTCGCGCCCAGGCCGAAGCGCCGCAGCTGGGCCGCAGGGCCCAGGCCCGCGCCGAGAAGGCGGCCCGCCGATCCGCCCGCGCCGCCGGGAACCTGTCCGACGAGGTCAAGCGGAGTGGCCTCCTCGGCAAGTCGAGGTAA
- a CDS encoding HelD family protein → MYTRLDQLRGYTRERLSRVLLESGGTPQARSERESYTQLYTDDIVRYDAAEHGLCFGRLDMDDGETRRIGRIGIRDEDDFATPLLLDWRAPLARPFYLATALSPDGVARRLHLRTRNRRVTGLSDEHLSGAADAGRASADGGAARDATSAGVAGEEALLTALEQARTGRMSDIVETIQGQQDTIIRSGHRGVLVVQGGPGTGKTAVALHRAAFLLYTHRKQLARSGVLVIGPNPTFLDYIARVLPSLGETGVLLSTIGDLYPGVTAEGTDGRAAAAVKGSLDVIAILKKAVRDRQGVPDEPITVRFDGYSLRIDKKMCTRARGRARSSRRPHNLARPLFRSVVIDALADQLAETIGTSVVDGSNLLSAADLADIRHDLRQDQEVRAEIDALYPELTPQQVLSDLFASEDRLRSAAPGLDDDQVAALLRPAPAGFSDADAPLLDELAELLGVDDSAEQDRERSRWRRQIADAQGALDILTGSAPQDLEDELDPEILMAYDLIDADELARRHDTAESRTAAERAAEDRTWAFGHVIVDEAQELSPMAWRMLMRRSPNRWMTVVGDTAQTGAVDGASAWDDVLSPYVAQRWRLAELTVNYRTPGEIMAVAAPLLAAIDPAQTPPVSVRDSGHPPESVATESERIEESVAEVVAALPPVGTAAVLCTPELVDRLRHLGGDRVDVMPVADVKGLEFDSVIVVEPDAIIGGSERGLADLYVALTRATQRLSVVHSRVLPRELAGLRAVGGVPAAARPAADDIAAGAGAAAAEATAAEAAR, encoded by the coding sequence ATGTACACCCGGCTGGACCAATTGCGCGGCTACACGCGTGAGCGGTTGAGCCGCGTGCTTCTCGAAAGCGGCGGCACGCCCCAGGCCCGCTCCGAGCGGGAGTCCTACACCCAGCTCTACACCGACGACATCGTCCGCTACGACGCCGCCGAACACGGTCTGTGCTTCGGCCGGCTGGACATGGACGACGGCGAGACCCGCCGGATAGGCCGCATCGGCATCCGCGACGAGGACGACTTCGCCACCCCTCTGCTCCTGGACTGGCGCGCCCCGCTCGCCAGGCCGTTCTACCTGGCCACCGCGCTCTCCCCGGACGGGGTCGCACGCCGCCTGCACCTGCGCACCCGCAACCGCCGGGTCACCGGCCTCAGCGACGAGCACCTGAGCGGCGCCGCGGATGCCGGCCGGGCCTCCGCAGACGGCGGCGCGGCCCGCGACGCGACCTCCGCCGGGGTGGCAGGCGAGGAGGCCCTGCTGACGGCCCTGGAGCAGGCGCGCACCGGGCGGATGTCCGACATCGTCGAGACCATCCAGGGCCAGCAGGACACGATCATCCGCTCCGGTCACCGCGGGGTCCTCGTCGTCCAGGGCGGGCCCGGCACGGGCAAGACGGCAGTGGCGCTGCACCGCGCGGCCTTCCTGCTCTACACGCACCGCAAGCAGCTCGCCCGCAGCGGCGTTCTGGTCATCGGGCCCAACCCCACGTTCCTCGACTACATCGCCCGCGTTCTCCCGTCCCTCGGCGAGACCGGCGTGCTGCTGTCCACGATCGGCGACCTCTACCCCGGCGTCACTGCCGAGGGGACCGATGGTCGCGCCGCCGCAGCGGTCAAGGGATCGCTCGATGTGATCGCGATCCTCAAGAAGGCGGTCCGCGACCGTCAGGGCGTGCCGGACGAGCCGATCACCGTCCGGTTCGACGGCTACTCCCTGCGCATCGACAAGAAGATGTGCACAAGGGCACGGGGGCGTGCCCGTTCGTCGCGGCGCCCGCACAACCTTGCGCGGCCCCTCTTCCGTTCCGTGGTGATCGACGCGCTGGCCGATCAGCTGGCGGAGACGATCGGCACCAGCGTCGTCGACGGTTCGAACCTGCTCAGTGCGGCGGACCTGGCCGACATCCGGCACGACCTGCGCCAGGATCAGGAGGTGCGCGCGGAGATCGATGCCCTCTACCCGGAGCTCACCCCCCAACAGGTGCTCTCGGACCTGTTCGCCTCCGAGGACCGGCTGCGCTCAGCCGCGCCCGGGCTCGACGACGACCAGGTCGCCGCCCTGCTGCGGCCCGCACCGGCCGGATTCAGCGACGCGGACGCGCCGCTGCTGGACGAGCTCGCGGAGTTGCTCGGCGTCGACGATTCCGCCGAGCAGGACCGCGAGAGGTCCCGGTGGCGCAGGCAGATCGCCGACGCGCAGGGCGCCCTCGACATCCTCACCGGCTCCGCGCCCCAGGACCTCGAGGACGAGTTGGACCCCGAGATCCTCATGGCCTACGACCTCATCGATGCCGACGAGCTCGCCCGCCGCCACGACACCGCCGAGAGCCGCACCGCCGCGGAGCGCGCTGCGGAGGATCGAACCTGGGCGTTCGGTCACGTGATCGTGGATGAGGCGCAGGAACTGTCCCCGATGGCCTGGCGCATGCTCATGCGCCGCTCCCCCAATCGCTGGATGACGGTGGTGGGCGACACCGCGCAGACGGGCGCCGTCGACGGCGCCTCCGCGTGGGACGACGTGCTCTCGCCGTATGTGGCGCAACGCTGGCGCCTGGCCGAGCTCACCGTCAACTACCGGACCCCCGGCGAGATCATGGCCGTGGCCGCCCCGCTGCTGGCCGCGATCGACCCGGCTCAGACGCCGCCGGTGTCCGTGCGTGATTCGGGGCACCCGCCGGAGAGCGTCGCCACCGAGTCGGAGCGGATCGAGGAGTCCGTCGCCGAGGTCGTCGCCGCGCTGCCTCCCGTCGGCACCGCGGCGGTGCTGTGCACGCCGGAGCTTGTGGACCGCCTGCGGCATCTGGGCGGTGACCGCGTCGACGTGATGCCGGTGGCGGACGTCAAGGGGCTCGAGTTCGACTCCGTGATCGTCGTCGAACCCGACGCGATCATCGGCGGGTCGGAGCGTGGCCTCGCCGACCTCTATGTGGCGTTGACACGTGCGACCCAACGCCTGTCCGTGGTGCACAGCCGGGTGCTGCCGAGGGAGCTCGCAGGGCTGCGGGCAGTCGGCGGCGTCCCCGCGGCAGCCAGGCCCGCGGCGGACGACATCGCCGCGGGGGCCGGGGCCGCTGCTGCGGAGGCCACTGCTGCGGAGGCCGCGCGGTGA